The following proteins are encoded in a genomic region of Alistipes shahii WAL 8301:
- a CDS encoding phosphotransferase enzyme family protein, whose product MKAELQEIASQFALEGAITAIDSLGEGFINDTFIVRTAGDAPDYILQRKNKSIFPDVPAMMENIRKVTDHIRRRVAAAGGDPRREAMTVVATRDGKLYHVDAQGEYWAVSVFISDTIAYNKADSPELARKGGEGIGKFQAQLADFTEPLAETIKGFHNIRHRFVQWDEALRRDAAGRVKDLAEEIGWIESRRDEMLSFWSKVEDGTIPTRVTHNDTKINNILFNKQGEVLCAIDLDTVMNSTSLNDFGDAIRSYANTGDEDDRDLSRVGMSLEMFRAYTEGYLSQRAGQLNQAEIDHLAFSARYITFEQVLRFLMDYIDGDTYYKTKYPEHNLVRTRAQYKLLQSMEEQYGTMCEIVRETVAKYK is encoded by the coding sequence ATGAAGGCTGAATTACAGGAAATAGCGTCGCAGTTCGCGCTGGAAGGCGCTATCACGGCAATCGACTCGCTGGGCGAGGGATTCATCAACGACACGTTCATCGTCCGCACGGCGGGCGATGCGCCGGATTACATCCTCCAGCGCAAAAACAAGAGCATCTTTCCCGACGTTCCGGCCATGATGGAGAACATCCGCAAAGTGACGGATCATATCCGCCGCCGCGTCGCAGCCGCCGGGGGCGACCCCAGACGCGAGGCGATGACCGTGGTTGCGACCCGCGACGGAAAGCTCTATCACGTGGACGCACAGGGCGAATATTGGGCCGTTTCGGTTTTCATCAGCGACACGATCGCCTACAACAAGGCCGACTCCCCGGAACTGGCCCGCAAGGGCGGCGAGGGCATCGGCAAGTTCCAGGCCCAGCTGGCGGACTTCACCGAGCCGCTGGCCGAGACGATCAAGGGCTTCCACAACATCCGCCACCGCTTCGTGCAGTGGGACGAGGCGCTGCGCCGCGACGCCGCAGGCCGCGTGAAAGACCTTGCGGAGGAGATCGGCTGGATCGAATCGCGCCGCGACGAGATGCTCTCGTTCTGGTCGAAGGTCGAGGACGGCACGATCCCCACGCGCGTGACCCACAACGACACGAAAATCAACAACATCCTCTTCAACAAGCAGGGCGAGGTGCTGTGCGCCATCGACCTCGACACGGTGATGAACTCCACGTCGCTCAACGATTTCGGCGACGCCATCCGCTCCTACGCCAACACGGGCGACGAGGACGACCGCGACCTTTCGCGCGTGGGCATGTCCCTCGAAATGTTCCGCGCCTATACCGAAGGCTATCTGTCGCAGCGGGCCGGACAGCTCAACCAGGCCGAAATCGACCACCTGGCATTCTCGGCCCGTTACATCACCTTCGAGCAGGTGCTGCGTTTTTTGATGGACTACATTGACGGCGACACCTATTACAAAACGAAATACCCCGAGCACAACCTCGTGCGCACCCGCGCCCAGTACAAACTGCTGCAAAGCATGGAAGAGCAGTACGGCACGATGTGCGAAATCGTACGGGAAACCGTCGCCAAATACAAATAA
- a CDS encoding chondroitinase family polysaccharide lyase, whose amino-acid sequence MLKHAVPAIWILFSTLWGQHAAAAIDAKISFETEIPKAFVCGENSTAELSGLHYKDGNRSLRWSWSAPSTLRFNDFGQLMRSLRVKGAGVMLWIYNPRAVDADMRFSFETPTGEVPYRFDFHMDFTGWRACWIKYNDMPGDHASQQVSRLTISTPAGVESGELFLDRLTFSEVKLHDQITPDKQIPGNNCNLSRELWHWARLWEWEQYEYEEPLRDVTPAEKAQLDAVKSRIESIVAANMSSANYINGTIIPRARATFEKAAIRRTDDGGIIGAPLLSNDECNRPKGELRLDDIENMLNAFALNSHINKDPQYDDDFFLVMDHAIDQGFAFGHGNGTNHHYGYNIRKIYDAMWLMRDKIAARGKTDEYVKVLAYWSGLAETRKPYVYGRDELLDSWHTLLIPKIVSALMLPDEAEQYRAMKSLGVWLSGSLDFTPGTIGGIKPDGTTFHHGGFYPAYSTGAFAMIGYFCKATRGTDFTLSEQARRNFKLALMTMASYTDLRDWGLGLAGRHPFGKNGRIPDADVNAFGYLAALGDLTGSGKGADPELAGAYLRLKGTDKELNSLFRKEGISAGPTPSGFFVYNYGAAGIHRRGDWMVTLKAFNTDVWGSEIYTKDNRYGRYQSYGSAPIIGSGNPVSAAASGFVQEGWDWNRVPGATTIHLPYPELESPLPGTLMERNPERFSGASSLEGRNGILALHFVEKDRKNFTPGATAYKSVFCFDNRMVFLGSGIDNDNQAYPTETTLFQLRMDSPAEQIEVDGELYDAFPLNLSKGGERLALSDTKGNFYVVKNAAAVNITKKEQTSPNDKTRAPQTGNFATAWIDHGRAPKQAAYEYAVYIQPTNKEITRLIKKDGYEVLRRDNTAHVVKDLATGITGYVCFGEYTGQGLVRKATGESIVMERTDTDGQVVMSVCTPDLGLTEKTYTTRQESRPIEKEVLLDGAWELAAQYPGVEAVSHDTGTLLKITCRHGQPVEFRLKKK is encoded by the coding sequence GCCAGCATGCCGCTGCGGCAATCGACGCCAAAATCAGTTTCGAAACGGAAATTCCCAAGGCTTTCGTATGCGGCGAAAACAGCACGGCCGAATTGAGCGGCCTCCACTACAAGGACGGGAACCGTTCGCTGCGCTGGTCGTGGAGCGCGCCGTCGACGCTCCGCTTCAACGACTTCGGACAGCTGATGCGCTCGCTGCGGGTCAAGGGCGCGGGCGTCATGCTCTGGATCTACAACCCCAGGGCCGTCGACGCCGACATGCGGTTCTCGTTCGAGACGCCCACCGGCGAAGTCCCCTACCGGTTCGATTTCCACATGGATTTCACGGGCTGGCGCGCCTGCTGGATCAAGTACAACGACATGCCGGGCGACCACGCCTCGCAGCAGGTATCCCGGCTGACGATCTCGACGCCCGCCGGGGTCGAAAGCGGCGAGCTGTTCCTCGACCGCCTGACCTTCTCCGAGGTCAAGCTCCACGACCAGATCACCCCCGACAAGCAGATTCCCGGCAACAACTGCAATCTCTCTCGCGAGTTGTGGCACTGGGCGCGCCTCTGGGAGTGGGAGCAGTACGAATACGAAGAGCCGCTGCGCGACGTCACGCCCGCAGAAAAGGCCCAGCTCGACGCCGTGAAATCGCGCATCGAAAGCATCGTCGCTGCCAACATGTCGAGCGCCAACTACATCAACGGCACGATCATCCCGCGCGCCCGGGCGACCTTCGAAAAGGCCGCGATCCGCCGCACCGACGACGGCGGGATCATCGGCGCCCCGCTGCTCTCGAACGACGAGTGCAACCGCCCGAAAGGCGAACTGCGCCTGGACGACATCGAGAACATGCTCAACGCCTTCGCGCTGAACAGCCATATCAACAAAGATCCGCAATACGACGACGATTTCTTTCTGGTGATGGACCACGCCATCGACCAGGGCTTCGCCTTCGGCCACGGCAACGGAACCAACCACCACTACGGCTACAACATACGCAAGATCTACGACGCCATGTGGCTCATGCGCGACAAGATCGCCGCACGCGGCAAGACCGACGAATACGTCAAGGTGCTGGCCTACTGGAGTGGCCTGGCGGAGACCCGCAAACCCTACGTCTACGGCCGCGACGAGCTGCTCGACTCGTGGCACACGCTGCTCATCCCCAAGATCGTCAGCGCGCTGATGCTGCCCGACGAGGCCGAACAGTACCGCGCCATGAAGAGCCTCGGCGTATGGCTTTCGGGGAGCCTCGACTTCACGCCGGGCACCATCGGCGGCATCAAGCCCGACGGCACGACCTTCCACCACGGCGGCTTCTACCCCGCCTACTCGACCGGCGCGTTCGCCATGATCGGCTACTTCTGCAAAGCAACCCGGGGAACGGATTTCACCCTCTCGGAGCAGGCGCGCCGCAACTTCAAGCTGGCGCTGATGACCATGGCCAGCTACACCGATCTGCGCGACTGGGGCCTCGGCCTGGCCGGCCGCCATCCCTTCGGCAAGAACGGCCGCATCCCCGACGCCGACGTCAACGCATTCGGTTATCTGGCCGCGCTGGGCGACCTGACGGGCAGCGGCAAGGGCGCGGACCCCGAACTGGCGGGCGCCTACCTGCGCCTGAAAGGCACGGACAAGGAGTTGAACAGCCTCTTCAGGAAAGAGGGGATTTCGGCGGGTCCCACGCCCTCGGGATTCTTCGTCTATAACTACGGGGCCGCGGGCATCCACCGCCGCGGCGACTGGATGGTGACGCTCAAAGCATTCAACACCGATGTCTGGGGATCGGAGATTTATACCAAGGACAACCGCTACGGACGCTACCAGAGCTACGGTTCGGCGCCGATCATCGGTTCGGGCAATCCCGTCTCGGCCGCGGCGAGCGGATTCGTGCAGGAGGGCTGGGACTGGAACCGCGTGCCGGGCGCCACGACCATCCATCTGCCCTACCCCGAACTGGAAAGCCCGCTGCCGGGGACGCTCATGGAGCGCAACCCCGAGCGCTTCTCGGGCGCCTCGTCGCTCGAAGGCCGCAACGGCATACTGGCCCTGCACTTCGTCGAAAAGGACCGCAAGAACTTCACCCCCGGGGCCACGGCGTACAAATCCGTCTTCTGCTTCGACAACCGGATGGTCTTCCTCGGCAGCGGCATCGACAACGACAACCAGGCATACCCCACCGAAACGACGCTTTTCCAGCTGCGGATGGACAGCCCGGCCGAACAGATAGAAGTCGACGGCGAGCTTTACGACGCTTTCCCGCTCAACCTTTCCAAGGGAGGCGAGCGGCTGGCGCTCTCCGACACGAAGGGCAATTTCTACGTGGTGAAGAACGCCGCAGCGGTGAACATCACCAAAAAGGAGCAGACCTCGCCCAACGACAAGACCCGCGCACCCCAGACGGGCAACTTCGCCACGGCCTGGATCGACCACGGCCGCGCCCCCAAGCAGGCCGCCTACGAATATGCGGTCTACATCCAGCCCACGAACAAGGAGATCACGCGCCTGATCAAGAAAGACGGCTACGAAGTGCTGCGCCGGGACAACACGGCCCACGTCGTGAAGGACCTCGCCACGGGCATCACGGGCTACGTCTGCTTCGGGGAATACACGGGCCAGGGGCTTGTGCGCAAAGCGACCGGAGAGTCGATCGTCATGGAGCGCACCGACACGGACGGACAGGTCGTGATGAGCGTCTGCACGCCCGACCTCGGCCTCACGGAGAAGACCTACACCACGCGTCAGGAGAGCCGCCCCATCGAAAAAGAGGTGCTTTTGGACGGCGCATGGGAGCTTGCCGCACAATATCCCGGCGTGGAGGCCGTTTCCCACGACACCGGAACGCTGCTGAAGATAACCTGCCGCCACGGACAGCCCGTGGAGTTCCGGCTCAAGAAGAAATAA
- a CDS encoding SusC/RagA family TonB-linked outer membrane protein, with protein sequence MKKALKRMAAAALVTLSVLRGGDAFAQNAVDGRVVDANGAPLVGVTVLIKGTQSGTATGANGSYSIKAREDQTLVFSYLGYTTVEEYVGKRTAINVKMTEEASQIGAVEIVNIGYGTTTRRDLTGSVAKADLGTMMKANVTNFDQALGGRIAGVVVTTGDGSLGAEANITIRGNNSLTQSNAPLYIIDGFPSEGSFAASINPADIESIDVLKDASATAIYGARGANGVIVINTKRGNEGKPTVNFSASFSLNKIANKADLMDSYEFVRLQSELISEETMNKSYFSEGLTLDDYRHIPGIDWQDQLYRTAFQQNYNVSLSGGNKEGLRYNVGFSALDQDGIIIRSNFQRYQGKANFTLPISKKLTLNANANYSRTATNGVTPTTAQTTSSSSGWLMYSVWGYRPVTPPGQDILDSMLDEAVDGSNDYRFNPVKTAKNEYRKTLVDYLNANLALTWKITPDLTFKTTGGYVLNKRRREEFNGSETYTGYAGSPSGKGVNGAIYWTDQTSWSNENTLNYKKRLGRSHNLDLMAGLSLQGQKNTYDGVASTQITSEELGIAGIHTGNYQKVQSNYYDWRMMSAFLRANYNFRYKYYLTFSFRADGSSKFPSDNRWGYFPSAGLSWNFNRENLLKKSEWMSNGKLRLSWGLTGNNRTQTPYDFYSQITVNPGSGNSLDYVFGGERVPGYYVSNMANERLKWETTEQWNAGLDLGFFEDRIKVTADWYDKVTRDLLLYALLPASSGFEQGMLNIGKIRNRGFELTLETVNVKTRQFQWSTSFNIAFNRNRILGLVDGQNTLQSSVSWETRFNSQFPYISQVGKPTGMMYGFIYDGTYKAEDFDDKGNLVSGVPSFKGNAMQPGDMKYRDMNGDGVIDDYDRTIIGCGQPLNTGGFGNNFNWKNFDLNIFFAWSYGNDVLNANRLVFESGWRSQTNQLASYADRWSPENPASNIPRVNAVGREEYSSRVIEDGSFLRLKNVSLGYTLPSRSLRKAGISQMRVYVSADNIWTLTGYSGPDPEVSTRNSVLTPGFDWSAYPRAFGFTAGVNLTF encoded by the coding sequence ATGAAAAAAGCACTTAAACGCATGGCCGCGGCAGCGCTGGTGACCCTATCGGTACTCCGGGGGGGGGACGCCTTTGCGCAGAACGCCGTGGACGGACGCGTGGTTGACGCCAACGGTGCACCGCTGGTGGGCGTAACCGTCCTGATCAAGGGGACGCAGTCGGGAACGGCCACGGGCGCCAACGGCAGCTACTCGATCAAGGCCCGGGAGGACCAGACGCTGGTCTTCTCCTATCTGGGCTACACGACCGTCGAGGAGTATGTCGGCAAACGCACGGCGATCAACGTCAAGATGACCGAAGAGGCGTCGCAGATCGGCGCCGTCGAGATCGTCAACATCGGCTACGGAACCACCACGCGGCGCGACCTCACCGGCTCGGTGGCCAAGGCCGACCTGGGAACGATGATGAAGGCCAACGTCACCAACTTCGACCAGGCGCTGGGCGGACGCATCGCCGGCGTGGTCGTCACCACGGGCGACGGCTCGCTGGGCGCCGAAGCCAATATCACCATCCGCGGAAACAACTCGCTCACGCAGAGCAACGCCCCGCTCTACATCATCGACGGATTCCCGTCCGAAGGGTCGTTCGCCGCGTCGATCAACCCCGCCGACATCGAGTCGATCGACGTGCTGAAAGACGCTTCGGCGACCGCCATCTACGGAGCGCGCGGAGCCAACGGCGTCATCGTGATCAACACCAAACGCGGCAACGAGGGCAAGCCCACGGTGAACTTCAGCGCCTCGTTCTCCCTGAACAAGATCGCCAACAAGGCCGACCTGATGGACTCCTACGAATTCGTCCGGCTTCAGAGCGAACTGATCAGCGAGGAGACGATGAACAAGAGCTATTTCAGCGAGGGACTGACGCTCGACGACTACCGCCACATCCCGGGCATCGACTGGCAGGACCAGCTCTACCGCACGGCTTTCCAGCAGAACTACAACGTCTCGCTCTCGGGCGGCAACAAGGAGGGGCTGCGCTACAACGTGGGCTTCTCGGCGCTCGACCAGGACGGCATCATCATCCGTTCGAACTTCCAGCGCTACCAGGGCAAGGCCAACTTCACGCTGCCCATCTCGAAAAAACTCACGCTGAACGCCAACGCCAACTATTCGCGCACGGCGACCAACGGCGTGACCCCCACCACGGCGCAGACCACCTCGTCGTCGTCGGGCTGGCTGATGTACTCGGTCTGGGGCTACCGCCCCGTAACGCCTCCCGGGCAGGACATACTCGATTCGATGCTCGACGAAGCCGTAGACGGATCGAACGACTACCGCTTCAACCCGGTGAAGACCGCCAAGAACGAATACCGCAAGACGCTGGTGGACTACCTCAACGCCAACCTGGCGCTGACGTGGAAGATCACCCCCGACCTGACGTTCAAGACCACGGGCGGCTACGTCCTGAACAAACGCCGCCGCGAGGAGTTCAACGGCAGCGAGACCTACACGGGCTACGCCGGCTCGCCCAGCGGCAAGGGCGTCAACGGCGCCATCTACTGGACCGACCAGACGAGCTGGTCGAACGAAAACACGCTCAACTACAAGAAGCGCCTGGGGCGCAGCCACAACCTCGACCTGATGGCGGGACTCTCGCTCCAGGGGCAGAAGAACACCTACGACGGCGTTGCGTCGACGCAGATCACCTCCGAGGAGCTGGGCATCGCGGGCATCCACACGGGCAACTACCAGAAGGTCCAGAGCAACTACTACGACTGGCGGATGATGTCGGCCTTCCTGCGCGCCAACTACAATTTCCGCTACAAATACTACCTGACCTTCTCATTCCGCGCCGACGGCTCGTCGAAATTCCCCTCCGACAACCGCTGGGGCTACTTCCCCTCGGCCGGCCTTTCGTGGAACTTCAACCGCGAGAATCTGCTGAAGAAGAGCGAGTGGATGAGCAACGGCAAGTTGCGCCTCTCGTGGGGCCTGACGGGCAACAACCGCACGCAGACCCCTTACGACTTCTATTCGCAGATCACCGTCAACCCGGGTTCGGGCAACTCGCTCGACTATGTGTTCGGCGGCGAGCGCGTGCCGGGCTACTACGTCTCGAACATGGCCAACGAGCGGCTCAAGTGGGAGACCACCGAGCAGTGGAACGCGGGTCTCGACCTCGGGTTCTTCGAGGACCGCATCAAGGTGACGGCCGACTGGTACGACAAGGTGACGCGCGACCTGCTGCTCTACGCCCTGCTGCCCGCCTCGTCGGGCTTCGAGCAGGGGATGCTCAACATCGGCAAGATCCGCAACCGCGGCTTCGAGCTGACGCTCGAAACGGTGAACGTCAAGACCCGTCAGTTCCAGTGGTCCACGTCGTTCAACATCGCCTTCAACCGCAACCGGATTCTCGGGCTGGTCGACGGACAGAACACGCTCCAGAGTTCCGTATCGTGGGAGACGCGCTTCAACTCGCAGTTCCCCTACATCTCGCAGGTGGGCAAGCCCACGGGCATGATGTACGGCTTCATCTACGACGGGACCTACAAGGCCGAGGATTTCGACGACAAGGGCAACCTCGTCAGCGGCGTTCCCTCGTTCAAGGGCAACGCGATGCAGCCGGGCGACATGAAATACCGCGACATGAACGGCGACGGCGTCATCGACGACTACGACCGCACGATCATCGGCTGCGGACAGCCCCTCAACACGGGCGGCTTCGGCAACAACTTCAACTGGAAGAATTTCGACCTGAACATCTTCTTCGCGTGGAGCTACGGCAACGACGTGCTGAACGCCAACCGGCTGGTCTTCGAGTCGGGATGGAGGAGCCAGACCAACCAGCTGGCCTCCTACGCCGACCGCTGGTCGCCGGAGAACCCCGCGTCGAACATTCCGCGCGTGAACGCCGTCGGCCGCGAGGAGTACTCGTCGCGCGTGATCGAGGACGGTTCGTTCCTGCGGCTGAAGAACGTCTCGCTGGGCTACACGCTGCCGAGCCGTTCGCTGCGCAAGGCGGGCATCAGCCAGATGCGCGTCTACGTCTCGGCCGACAACATCTGGACCCTGACGGGTTACAGCGGTCCCGACCCCGAGGTATCGACCCGCAACTCGGTGCTGACGCCCGGATTCGACTGGTCGGCATATCCCCGCGCATTCGGCTTCACGGCCGGCGTAAACCTCACATTCTAA
- a CDS encoding DUF5017 domain-containing protein, whose amino-acid sequence MNTKRITYLAATLALATAAASCEHEEIYEPLEFSVRLAPTNTYRTGDPVVFNFSGNADFITVWTGDTGHEYKHRNRTKVDIADIESCELEIEISQQYGTLNNLDLFAGNKFAGLNGSDAATDRPVVEAIAANDCADWTKLEFTPNNANKFKTYTYDITRFADRFSWGMHLFYPDPKTTMRTYRINPKITVKFKGHDTQVYNYPDMEFVPFSLASQHADNPYIHNVSGNGNLKFQGRPGANNTANIVFQGFSAGAFPEIDQWAFMQPVALNTISPDTGLNIKGVTDDLPSYSYTYTEPGTYTVTFIVAGGNYQGQSAPAPYEVTFTVIDPIE is encoded by the coding sequence ATGAATACGAAACGAATCACATACCTCGCGGCGACGCTGGCCCTCGCAACCGCGGCAGCCTCGTGCGAACACGAAGAGATCTACGAGCCGCTGGAGTTCTCGGTGCGGCTGGCGCCGACGAACACCTACCGCACGGGCGACCCGGTGGTCTTCAACTTCAGCGGCAACGCCGACTTCATCACCGTCTGGACGGGCGACACGGGACACGAGTACAAGCACCGCAACCGTACGAAGGTCGACATCGCCGACATCGAGTCGTGCGAACTGGAGATCGAGATCAGCCAGCAGTACGGCACGCTGAACAACCTCGACCTGTTTGCGGGCAACAAATTCGCGGGGCTGAACGGCAGCGACGCCGCCACCGACCGCCCCGTGGTCGAAGCCATCGCGGCGAACGACTGCGCCGACTGGACCAAACTGGAGTTCACGCCGAACAACGCGAACAAGTTCAAAACCTACACCTACGACATCACCCGATTCGCCGACCGTTTTTCGTGGGGCATGCACCTTTTCTATCCGGACCCCAAGACTACGATGCGCACCTATCGGATCAATCCGAAGATCACGGTCAAGTTCAAGGGCCACGACACGCAGGTCTACAACTACCCGGACATGGAATTCGTCCCCTTCTCGCTGGCTTCGCAGCACGCCGACAACCCCTATATCCATAATGTATCGGGCAACGGCAACCTGAAATTCCAGGGCCGGCCGGGAGCGAACAACACCGCCAATATCGTCTTCCAGGGCTTCAGCGCCGGAGCTTTCCCCGAGATCGACCAGTGGGCCTTCATGCAGCCCGTCGCGCTCAACACGATCTCGCCCGACACGGGCCTGAACATCAAGGGCGTGACCGACGACCTGCCGAGCTACTCGTACACCTACACCGAGCCGGGGACCTACACGGTGACCTTCATCGTCGCCGGCGGCAACTACCAGGGACAGTCGGCGCCCGCTCCCTACGAGGTGACGTTCACGGTGATCGACCCGATCGAATAA
- a CDS encoding RagB/SusD family nutrient uptake outer membrane protein: MKIKSILKLGTLALLTAALPACSFLDTDPQIIPDDGYYNSEQKLIYGLAGVYGVLNSEALYGNYYSLQIANADDLCYFNNYNNSESRPDRYNHSAGTAAIYDTWSKLYEGIKNANRYIEAVEKTEIDPEKLSVDIGLYIAEARFLRAYYHFLLAQAWGDVPLRVKATTSPNPNDVQMAATPQEQVLKWCADEIEATIPDLYEPIDNTPSRVSQTVAQGILARVYLFMAGESVKQIDGLDKKEMYRRAAYWANEVIASHKHDLNESYEEVFINMIRDQYDTQFHESMWEAEFLGDRTSATDWTNGRIGDLIGLRSQSGTTNYSEWACNYSYGYYNGSYTLWQLYWENDRTADETASATVIDKRLTWNLPGYNYRGMNNQKISYKNKAGETVTRYLQQTQSMFKTPWVYNNNFAMPDIEGLDQTIENAFDPADLVYDPTVMCAVRNAGKWRRETVYEKQMSAKSLYTTINFPILRYADVLLMYAEAINEYAGAPDDQAKEAIREIRKRAGVKTDESLLGDYRSFRDLVRNERGRELAFEGLRKWDLIRWGTFVEKMHNAGTNQPTENKYRNVSYTNYASANYANVTARHIYLPIPTKELAVNHALRQNPLW; the protein is encoded by the coding sequence ATGAAAATCAAAAGCATATTGAAACTGGGAACGCTGGCGCTGCTCACCGCTGCCCTTCCGGCGTGCAGCTTCCTCGACACCGATCCGCAGATCATCCCCGACGACGGCTACTACAACAGCGAACAAAAGCTGATCTACGGTCTGGCGGGCGTCTACGGCGTGCTGAACAGCGAAGCGCTCTACGGCAACTACTACTCGCTGCAAATCGCCAACGCCGACGACCTCTGCTACTTCAACAACTACAACAACAGCGAATCGCGTCCCGACCGCTACAACCACAGCGCCGGCACGGCGGCGATCTACGACACCTGGTCGAAGCTCTACGAAGGCATCAAGAACGCCAACCGCTACATCGAGGCCGTCGAAAAGACGGAGATCGACCCCGAGAAACTTTCGGTGGACATCGGGCTTTACATCGCCGAAGCGCGGTTCCTGCGCGCCTACTACCACTTCCTGCTGGCGCAGGCGTGGGGCGATGTGCCCCTGCGCGTCAAGGCGACCACCTCGCCCAACCCCAACGACGTGCAGATGGCCGCAACGCCGCAGGAGCAGGTGCTCAAATGGTGCGCCGACGAGATCGAAGCCACGATTCCCGACCTCTACGAGCCCATCGACAACACCCCCTCGCGCGTCAGCCAGACCGTCGCCCAGGGCATTCTGGCCCGCGTCTATCTCTTCATGGCCGGCGAGAGCGTCAAGCAGATCGACGGACTGGATAAAAAGGAGATGTACCGCCGCGCCGCCTACTGGGCCAACGAGGTGATCGCCTCGCACAAGCACGACCTGAACGAGAGCTACGAGGAGGTCTTCATCAACATGATCCGCGACCAGTACGACACGCAGTTCCACGAATCAATGTGGGAGGCCGAATTCCTCGGCGACCGCACCAGTGCGACCGACTGGACGAACGGCCGCATCGGCGACCTGATCGGTCTGCGGTCGCAGTCGGGAACGACCAACTACTCGGAGTGGGCCTGCAACTACTCCTACGGCTACTACAACGGCTCCTACACCCTCTGGCAGCTCTACTGGGAGAACGACCGCACGGCAGACGAAACGGCCAGCGCCACGGTCATCGACAAGCGGCTGACTTGGAACCTGCCGGGCTACAACTACCGCGGAATGAACAACCAGAAAATCTCGTACAAGAACAAGGCGGGCGAGACCGTGACGCGCTACTTGCAACAGACGCAGAGCATGTTCAAGACGCCGTGGGTCTACAACAACAATTTCGCCATGCCCGACATCGAGGGGCTGGACCAGACGATCGAGAACGCGTTCGACCCCGCCGATCTGGTTTACGACCCGACGGTGATGTGCGCCGTCCGCAACGCCGGCAAATGGCGCCGCGAGACGGTCTACGAGAAACAGATGTCGGCCAAGAGCCTCTACACGACGATCAACTTCCCGATCCTTCGCTACGCCGACGTGCTGCTGATGTACGCCGAGGCGATCAACGAATACGCCGGGGCGCCGGACGACCAGGCCAAGGAGGCCATCCGGGAAATCCGTAAACGCGCGGGCGTCAAGACCGACGAGAGTCTGCTGGGCGACTACCGTTCATTCCGCGACCTGGTGCGCAACGAGCGCGGACGCGAACTGGCTTTCGAGGGGCTTCGCAAGTGGGACCTGATCCGCTGGGGCACGTTCGTCGAAAAGATGCACAACGCCGGGACCAACCAGCCGACGGAGAACAAGTACCGCAACGTCAGCTATACGAACTATGCGTCGGCGAACTACGCCAACGTGACGGCACGCCACATCTACCTCCCGATTCCGACCAAGGAGCTGGCGGTGAACCACGCGCTCCGACAGAACCCCTTATGGTAA
- a CDS encoding carbohydrate-binding family 9-like protein, with protein sequence MEIRKIAGIAPDDRAAVDEAFAGIEPLPVACCNWPAEFPYAPEVSFRMFHTGDWLMLRFDVAERYTAALVTEDNGEVWTDSCAEFFIAPDTGMYYNFETTCIGRMLLGARKSRTEAEHASPEVLAGVKRYTTLPCGEPFAEREGDNRWSLTLAIPPQALFRHALTDWSGLKARMNLYKCGDNLSHPHFLSWRPIRTEKPDFHRPEFFGEVTFEK encoded by the coding sequence ATGGAAATTCGCAAGATAGCAGGCATCGCGCCCGACGACCGGGCCGCCGTGGACGAGGCATTCGCCGGAATCGAGCCGCTGCCGGTGGCGTGCTGCAACTGGCCCGCGGAATTTCCCTACGCCCCGGAAGTCAGCTTCCGGATGTTCCATACGGGCGACTGGCTGATGCTGCGCTTCGACGTTGCCGAACGTTACACGGCGGCGCTCGTCACGGAGGACAACGGCGAGGTGTGGACCGACTCGTGCGCGGAGTTCTTCATCGCACCCGACACAGGGATGTACTACAATTTCGAAACCACCTGCATCGGACGGATGCTGCTCGGGGCGCGCAAATCCCGGACCGAGGCCGAGCACGCCTCGCCCGAGGTGCTAGCGGGCGTGAAACGCTACACGACGCTTCCCTGCGGCGAGCCTTTCGCCGAGCGCGAGGGCGACAACCGCTGGTCGCTCACGCTGGCCATCCCCCCGCAGGCGCTTTTCCGCCATGCGCTGACCGACTGGAGCGGTCTCAAGGCCCGCATGAACCTCTACAAATGCGGCGACAACCTCTCGCACCCCCATTTCCTCTCGTGGCGGCCGATCCGGACGGAGAAACCCGATTTCCACCGTCCCGAGTTTTTCGGGGAGGTGACGTTCGAGAAGTGA